The window ATCATCCGCCAGATAAATCAGATGCAGCGTGCCGTGGTCATCCATCATGGCCTGGGGTTGGATTCCGCCATTTGGCGCTCGCGTCAATTTTACCTTGTTTGCCGTCGGCGAAACGGCTCCGGTTGGAACGTGGAACAGACTCACGCACCCGATAAAGGCAACCAACAAACTGAACCGAGCAAATCTCATGATGTCCTCCTTGTCAGGGCTTTCTGGCGCGAAGCAGCCGAATGGTGCCAAACAATGTGTTGAAATGCGATGTTTCTTCTACAAACACAAAGCCCATTTGAGCGGCGAATTGCGGTAACAGACCGTTGAAACTGTCCGCTGTCGTTTCTATGCCGTCAAACTTTTGCACCAGAAATGATCCCAATCGCATGAACAGATTGTCCGGCGTTCCCCAATCGGCGATGTGCAGTTCGCCGCCGCGCTTCAGTGTGCGATGCGCTTCTGCCAATGTTTTTAACTTGCTTTCGCGCGTCAGGTGGTGAAAGTGCAAACTCGACAGCACGCGATCAAACCAGCCGTCGGCGTAGGGCAAGGCGAACGACATGCCTTCG is drawn from Acidobacteriota bacterium and contains these coding sequences:
- a CDS encoding class I SAM-dependent methyltransferase codes for the protein MRNEDTKYVPALSYDWLTFFYDPVARLTTREKTFKAALIRQAKIADGQRVLDLGCGTGTLTLAAKRKTPGCEITGLDGDPAILKQAAAKARRAGLPIVYDEGMSFALPYADGWFDRVLSSLHFHHLTRESKLKTLAEAHRTLKRGGELHIADWGTPDNLFMRLGSFLVQKFDGIETTADSFNGLLPQFAAQMGFVFVEETSHFNTLFGTIRLLRARKP